From a region of the Alnus glutinosa chromosome 1, dhAlnGlut1.1, whole genome shotgun sequence genome:
- the LOC133856165 gene encoding protein RESPONSE TO LOW SULFUR 3-like, protein MGVFGDGNGGRRRSSESGEEEATSLRKRNEELEKELRKSQEREEQMKKELQRAWDRLRVAEEAEERLCSQLGELEAEAVHEAREYQSRLLSLVDQLSRAHLPSPSPPSVRS, encoded by the coding sequence ATGGGTGTTTTCGGAGACGGGAATGGTGGAAGGAGGAGGAGCAGTGAGAGCGGAGAGGAGGAAGCGACGTCGTTGAGGAAGAGGAACGAGGAGCTGGAGAAGGAGCTGAGGAAGAGCCAGGAGAGGGAGGAGCAGATGAAGAAGGAGCTGCAGAGGGCGTGGGATAGGCTCCGAGTCGCCGAGGAGGCGGAGGAGCGCCTCTGCTCCCAGCTCGGCGAGCTCGAGGCCGAGGCCGTCCACGAGGCGCGCGAGTACCAATCCCGCCTACTCTCCCTCGTCGACCAACTCTCCCGGGCCCacctcccctccccttctccTCCTTCCGTTCGTTCTTGA
- the LOC133856139 gene encoding DNA-directed RNA polymerase II subunit RPB7 isoform X1, protein MFFHIVLERNMQLHPRHFGRNLRENLVAKLMKDVEGTCSGRHGFVVAITGIEDIGKGLIRDGTGFVSFPVKYQCVVFRPFKGEILEAVVSMVNKMGFFAEAGPVQIFVSNHLIPDDMEFQSGDMPNYTTSDGSVKIQKDSEVRLKIIGTQVDATEIFCIGTIKDDFLGVINDPTAGVDCLYVGWLKLLYWWVLFI, encoded by the exons atgTTCTTCCACATAGTACTGGAGCGGAACATGCAGCTACACCCGCGCCACTTTGGCCGCAACCTCCGCGAGAACCTCGTTGCCAAGCTCATGAAAGATGTCGAGGGCACCTGCAG TGGTAGACATGGGTTTGTGGTGGCAATAACGGGCATAGAGGACATTGGAAAAGGGTTGATTCGTGATGGGACAGGGTTTGTGTCATTTCCGGTGAAGTACCAATGTGTTGTATTCAGACCATTTAAAGGGGAGATTTTAGAGGCTGTTGTAAGTATGGTGAACAAG ATGGGATTTTTTGCCGAAGCCGGGCCTGttcaaatttttgtttcaaaCCAT TTGATACCTGATGATATGGAATTCCAATCTGGAGATATGCCAAATTATACTACTTCGGATGGATCA GTTAAGATACAGAAGGATAGTGAAGTGCGCTTGAAGATAATTGGGACTCAAGTTGATGCTACAGAAATT TTCTGCATTGGTACCATAAAAGATGATTTCTTGGGTGTGATAAACGATCCTACAGCCG GGGTGGATTGTTTGTACGTTGGGTGGCTGAAGCTTTTATACTGGTGGGTTCTATTTATTTAA
- the LOC133856139 gene encoding DNA-directed RNA polymerase II subunit RPB7 isoform X2, producing MFFHIVLERNMQLHPRHFGRNLRENLVAKLMKDVEGTCSGRHGFVVAITGIEDIGKGLIRDGTGFVSFPVKYQCVVFRPFKGEILEAVVSMVNKMGFFAEAGPVQIFVSNHLIPDDMEFQSGDMPNYTTSDGSVKIQKDSEVRLKIIGTQVDATEIFCIGTIKDDFLGVINDPTAG from the exons atgTTCTTCCACATAGTACTGGAGCGGAACATGCAGCTACACCCGCGCCACTTTGGCCGCAACCTCCGCGAGAACCTCGTTGCCAAGCTCATGAAAGATGTCGAGGGCACCTGCAG TGGTAGACATGGGTTTGTGGTGGCAATAACGGGCATAGAGGACATTGGAAAAGGGTTGATTCGTGATGGGACAGGGTTTGTGTCATTTCCGGTGAAGTACCAATGTGTTGTATTCAGACCATTTAAAGGGGAGATTTTAGAGGCTGTTGTAAGTATGGTGAACAAG ATGGGATTTTTTGCCGAAGCCGGGCCTGttcaaatttttgtttcaaaCCAT TTGATACCTGATGATATGGAATTCCAATCTGGAGATATGCCAAATTATACTACTTCGGATGGATCA GTTAAGATACAGAAGGATAGTGAAGTGCGCTTGAAGATAATTGGGACTCAAGTTGATGCTACAGAAATT TTCTGCATTGGTACCATAAAAGATGATTTCTTGGGTGTGATAAACGATCCTACAGCCGGATAG